A genomic region of Catalinimonas niigatensis contains the following coding sequences:
- a CDS encoding SDR family oxidoreductase encodes MNTKLFEIKGKVIVIPGGGGALGGAMAKVLLEQGAKIAILSLHEESANKRVEELKTLGEEVIGFACDVTSKESLEAVNRKILEKWGRIDVLINAAGGNMPGATVSPEQTVFDVSVDALKKVLDLNLMGSVLPTLVFGKAMAEQKSGSIINISSMAATHSITRVLGYSIAKAGIDMFTKWMAMEMAMKFGDGIRVNAIAPGFFIGKQNLRLLTNEDGSLTQRGETIIKNTPMQRFGDAEELNGAVLYLCSEASKFVTGTILPVDGGFSSFSGV; translated from the coding sequence AAGCTATTTGAGATAAAGGGAAAAGTAATCGTCATCCCCGGTGGAGGAGGAGCTTTGGGTGGAGCGATGGCTAAGGTACTGCTTGAGCAGGGAGCTAAAATAGCTATTCTGAGCTTGCATGAAGAGTCAGCCAACAAAAGAGTGGAAGAGCTAAAAACTTTAGGTGAAGAGGTGATCGGATTTGCCTGTGATGTGACTTCCAAAGAAAGTCTGGAAGCTGTCAACCGGAAAATCCTGGAGAAATGGGGCAGGATAGATGTGCTGATCAATGCGGCAGGAGGCAATATGCCGGGGGCTACTGTATCTCCTGAGCAGACTGTGTTTGATGTCTCAGTAGATGCCCTGAAGAAAGTGCTGGACCTCAACCTGATGGGTTCGGTATTGCCCACGCTGGTTTTTGGCAAAGCCATGGCTGAGCAAAAGTCAGGTAGCATCATCAATATCTCTTCTATGGCAGCTACCCATTCCATTACCCGAGTATTGGGTTATTCTATAGCCAAGGCGGGTATAGATATGTTTACCAAGTGGATGGCGATGGAAATGGCGATGAAATTTGGCGATGGCATACGGGTCAATGCTATTGCACCGGGCTTTTTTATTGGCAAACAAAATCTGAGATTGCTGACCAATGAAGATGGATCACTAACGCAAAGGGGAGAGACCATCATCAAAAATACGCCCATGCAGCGTTTTGGGGATGCGGAAGAACTGAATGGAGCAGTGCTTTATCTATGCAGCGAAGCTTCCAAATTTGTGACAGGGACCATCCTTCCGGTAGACGGAGGCTTTAGTTCTTTCAGTGGGGTTTAA
- a CDS encoding FecR family protein, which produces MKYEYFQVNDFVTDHFFQQWVRSPDELTNTFWEEWTRDHPEKEDTIQEARLILKSLNIHDIQYREKDFQSVKQNIKSQLFGDQQSDTKERVMVSRKSRLTWLKLAAAVGGIMVLSFYLLQHWLPVSETFSTGNGEQIEVALPDGSKVKLNANTTLKVSADWEENREVWLDGEAYFEVEKMKEPNAKDELRKFTVHAREIDVEVLGTSFNVFDRRNLTMVVLEEGVVALKKHQAEEASLRMQPGESVRYFNEKKSFTKEKANTRTTLDWKNGKHTFEATPLRAIGLIIEDNYGLEVNIETDALGDRRFSASVPYGDLDVLLNLVAESMQLDITKEKDVIFIRMRH; this is translated from the coding sequence ATGAAATACGAATATTTTCAAGTAAACGATTTTGTGACGGATCATTTCTTTCAGCAGTGGGTCAGGTCACCCGATGAACTTACGAACACCTTTTGGGAAGAGTGGACAAGAGATCATCCTGAAAAAGAAGATACCATTCAGGAGGCCAGACTTATCCTAAAATCACTGAATATCCACGATATCCAATACCGTGAGAAAGATTTTCAGTCTGTAAAGCAAAACATCAAATCACAACTCTTTGGTGATCAGCAGTCTGATACAAAGGAACGTGTGATGGTTTCCAGAAAAAGCAGACTAACATGGCTGAAACTGGCGGCTGCGGTTGGGGGAATCATGGTGCTGAGTTTTTACTTGCTTCAACATTGGCTTCCAGTATCAGAAACTTTCAGTACCGGCAATGGTGAGCAAATAGAAGTTGCGCTTCCCGATGGTTCCAAAGTTAAGCTCAATGCCAATACGACGCTCAAAGTCTCTGCCGACTGGGAAGAAAACCGGGAAGTATGGCTGGATGGAGAAGCTTATTTTGAAGTAGAGAAAATGAAAGAACCGAACGCTAAAGATGAGTTAAGGAAATTCACTGTGCATGCGCGGGAAATAGACGTAGAGGTTTTGGGCACGAGCTTCAATGTGTTTGACAGGAGAAATCTTACCATGGTGGTGCTGGAAGAAGGAGTGGTGGCGCTCAAGAAGCATCAGGCTGAGGAAGCCAGCCTCAGGATGCAGCCCGGAGAGTCGGTGAGGTATTTTAATGAGAAGAAGTCTTTTACCAAGGAAAAAGCCAATACCCGCACCACTTTGGACTGGAAAAACGGGAAGCATACTTTTGAAGCCACCCCATTAAGGGCAATCGGTTTGATCATTGAAGATAATTATGGATTGGAAGTAAATATTGAAACTGATGCGCTGGGCGATCGGAGGTTCAGTGCCAGCGTGCCTTATGGTGATCTTGATGTGCTGCTGAATCTTGTTGCCGAATCTATGCAGCTGGATATTACAAAAGAAAAGGACGTTATTTTTATCAGGATGAGGCACTAA
- the uxuA gene encoding mannonate dehydratase — protein sequence MSNREEVSLFPTWRWFGPDDAVTLPEIRQVGAEGIVTALHHIPCGEVWSFEEISRRKEVIDNAGFRWSVVESVNIHESIKTGAADRDAYIDKYQQTLIHLSKCNIKTVCYNFMPVLDWTRTQLKFRLEDGSYALRYDPAALAAFELYILKRKKAEEIYTEEQQRNAHAYLQKLSESEKDTLQQTIMAGLPGTDEVFTPEEFTVHLERYKDIDEQGLRENLTYFLSKIIPVAEEYDINMCIHPDDPPFPILGLPRVVRTEEDLKYIVDSVPSMRNGITFCTGSLGARKDNDLPGIVQRLGDKIHFLHLRNVQHNLDGSFHEADHLTGSTDMFAVMKAVIEEQQKRIQSGREDVAIPIRPDHGHQYLFDADRKFYPGYSAVGRMRGLAELRGLELGIRRMMS from the coding sequence ATGAGTAATCGAGAAGAAGTTTCGTTGTTCCCCACTTGGCGCTGGTTTGGTCCGGACGATGCCGTTACGCTTCCTGAAATCAGGCAGGTAGGGGCAGAGGGAATTGTGACAGCACTGCATCATATTCCCTGCGGTGAGGTGTGGAGCTTTGAAGAGATTAGCCGGAGAAAGGAAGTGATTGACAATGCCGGATTCCGCTGGAGTGTGGTGGAGAGTGTCAACATTCATGAAAGCATCAAAACCGGAGCCGCAGATCGCGACGCGTATATAGACAAATACCAGCAGACTTTAATCCACCTGAGCAAATGCAATATCAAAACGGTTTGCTATAATTTTATGCCGGTGCTGGACTGGACCCGAACCCAGTTGAAATTCCGTTTGGAAGATGGTTCCTATGCATTGCGTTATGATCCGGCGGCTCTGGCAGCTTTTGAATTGTATATACTGAAGCGTAAGAAAGCAGAGGAGATTTATACCGAAGAGCAACAGCGGAATGCCCATGCTTACCTGCAGAAACTTTCGGAAAGTGAAAAAGATACGCTTCAGCAAACCATCATGGCCGGGCTACCGGGTACCGATGAAGTATTTACGCCCGAGGAATTTACGGTGCATCTGGAGCGCTACAAAGATATTGATGAGCAAGGCCTCAGAGAAAACCTGACTTATTTTTTAAGTAAAATCATTCCGGTAGCTGAGGAGTATGATATTAACATGTGCATACATCCTGATGATCCGCCTTTTCCTATTCTGGGCCTGCCCAGGGTGGTGCGCACCGAAGAAGATCTGAAGTATATCGTAGACAGCGTGCCTTCCATGCGCAACGGCATTACCTTCTGTACCGGTTCTTTAGGAGCCAGAAAAGACAATGATTTACCCGGTATCGTTCAGCGTCTGGGAGATAAGATACACTTTCTGCACCTGCGGAATGTGCAGCATAATCTGGATGGCAGCTTCCATGAAGCCGATCACCTGACAGGCAGTACCGATATGTTTGCTGTGATGAAGGCAGTCATTGAAGAGCAGCAAAAACGCATACAGAGTGGTAGGGAAGATGTAGCCATTCCCATACGTCCTGACCATGGACATCAGTACCTCTTTGACGCCGATCGTAAGTTTTACCCCGGCTACTCCGCCGTAGGCAGAATGCGCGGATTGGCAGAGTTGAGAGGATTAGAGTTAGGTATCAGGAGAATGATGAGCTAA
- a CDS encoding sulfatase family protein, whose amino-acid sequence MHTKVRLFFLPLLLALLNTACQQEEVQKPNVIILHTDQWRAQAFGYAGDPNVHTPNIDQLAASSAHVSLAVSGMPVCTPHRASLMTGQRPLTHGLFMNDVQLDTTALTLAKVYANAGYETAYIGKWHLDGSGRSSFIPPGARRQGFQYWKALECTHDYNHSAYYAGDSPEKKFWEGYDAIAQARDAQQYIREHEARESPFLLFLSWGTPHAPYHSAPQKYRDMYAPESLTLHPNVPPDMEEKVREDLAGYYAHCTALDDMVGEILQTIDSTGIADNTIILFTSDHGDLLGSHRAYKKQQAYEESIRIPMLIRAPQLAVGEYKALINSYDIMPTLLGLSGIEIPETVEGQDYSSFLKGEASLPDTATVLSCVQPFGQWNRFDHGGREYRGLRTLRYTYTRDLKGPWQLFDNQQDPFQMQNLIDDQKYDTLQAALDALLTQKLTAQGDAFRPGMEYIAEWGYEVDGKQTVPYAP is encoded by the coding sequence ATGCATACTAAAGTACGCCTCTTCTTTCTGCCTCTACTCCTTGCTCTCCTAAACACTGCATGTCAGCAGGAGGAAGTACAAAAACCCAACGTCATCATACTGCATACTGACCAGTGGAGGGCGCAGGCTTTTGGCTATGCCGGAGATCCTAACGTCCATACTCCCAATATTGACCAGTTGGCGGCCAGCAGTGCTCATGTAAGTCTGGCTGTATCCGGCATGCCGGTTTGTACGCCTCACAGAGCTTCGCTCATGACCGGACAAAGACCGCTTACGCATGGCCTTTTTATGAACGATGTACAACTGGATACCACAGCCCTTACGCTGGCAAAGGTGTATGCGAATGCAGGATATGAGACTGCTTATATTGGCAAGTGGCATCTGGATGGTAGCGGTAGAAGCAGCTTTATCCCTCCGGGAGCCCGTCGGCAGGGCTTTCAGTACTGGAAAGCCCTGGAATGTACACATGACTACAATCATTCAGCCTACTATGCCGGTGATTCTCCTGAGAAAAAGTTCTGGGAAGGTTATGACGCCATTGCCCAGGCTCGTGATGCACAACAGTATATCCGTGAACACGAAGCAAGAGAAAGTCCTTTTCTGCTGTTTCTGAGCTGGGGAACTCCTCATGCACCTTACCATAGCGCTCCCCAAAAGTATCGGGATATGTATGCTCCTGAAAGCCTTACCTTGCACCCCAATGTACCTCCTGATATGGAAGAGAAAGTGCGTGAAGACCTGGCGGGTTATTACGCACACTGTACTGCCCTGGATGACATGGTAGGCGAAATTTTACAGACTATAGACAGTACAGGCATAGCCGACAATACAATTATTCTTTTCACTTCCGACCATGGCGATCTGCTGGGCTCGCACCGGGCTTACAAAAAACAGCAGGCTTATGAAGAATCCATCCGTATTCCTATGCTGATCCGTGCGCCTCAACTTGCTGTGGGTGAGTATAAGGCGCTGATCAATTCATACGACATCATGCCTACTTTGCTGGGTCTGAGCGGTATTGAAATTCCTGAGACCGTAGAAGGACAGGACTATAGTAGCTTTCTGAAAGGCGAAGCGTCTCTGCCGGATACGGCTACTGTATTGAGTTGTGTGCAGCCCTTCGGGCAGTGGAACCGTTTTGACCACGGAGGTAGGGAATATCGCGGCTTACGTACCTTACGCTATACCTACACCCGCGATCTGAAAGGGCCCTGGCAACTGTTTGATAACCAGCAGGACCCTTTTCAGATGCAAAATCTGATTGATGATCAGAAGTATGATACCTTGCAGGCCGCTCTGGATGCGCTGTTGACCCAAAAGCTGACTGCACAGGGAGATGCGTTTCGTCCCGGTATGGAGTACATTGCCGAGTGGGGCTACGAAGTAGATGGTAAACAAACGGTACCTTATGCTCCCTAA
- a CDS encoding SusC/RagA family TonB-linked outer membrane protein translates to MSDSISLKEVLNQLEAQLGVRFAYDEALVENRSLSITHIKEISSEKEGFVRKLKQYLAPLRLEVTKVGDYLVIMEKKPAAGTKTIGQIQQQNQSRSDASQPSEETQNRDLATRKGEEEGVWLKTIRGSVTDAAGGDPLPGVNVLLKGTARGTVTNAEGKYHLEVGTKDSALVFSSVGYMTQEAAIGAQTILNIALPAGIQSLSEVVVVGYGTQRSEEVTGSVATINMQNVEDIPVAGLDQQLAGQVAGVQISTSNGIPGGGPQVQIRGVGAVGAGSQPLYVIDGFPLSSTSSERFNLMNDIPLEDIASVSILKDASATAIYGSRGANGVIIITTKRGQKEEPRIQMSAYSGLQAVTERGSPDLMNAREFAQFRKEAISDRIRYEEGREPDETDIPEVYRKPEQLGEGTNWFDEMTRIAPIQNIHLSVGGGGEKLSSYFSAGYFRQQGVVLATGYQRFSFRANIDAKLSERLKVGLNLAPTFSLRKRAVSGGLGRGEEGFGEGLVASPIPPVYHEDGSYNVMISSPGTFEYPNPVMVLKEVEDNTSRVRTLISTFAEYTILDHLTFKSTFNVDWQNEKQEYFHPSIVGYRFQTPPTVPTARYVSHTFLNWLNENTLTYQNKFGDGHTLNGLLGYTVQKQTLELGNFTGYDFPDDEVRTFNAAGRITGSTVEEEWALLSFLARVNYSFEDKYLFTATVRRDGSSRFGSNNRWGTFPSLAVGWRLSDEYFLKNTDWLSDLKLRVSYGLSGNFDIGNYTYFSQLTSSDYVFNENLAGGRIMSTLGNPNLGWEKTKEIDIGFDLGLLNNRIYLSADYYKRNTKDLLLHVEVPTSSGYGKVTENRGEVQNQGLELTLASRNLVGRALTWTSNFNIAFNKNKVLALGRNAAPILSGETGEKSPTHITVVGQPLAMFYGYVYDGIYQNEEEVRAGPAFAGVVPGNLRFKDIDGDGQITAVKDFDIIGNPYPDFIFGFTHLLTFRSFDLKIIMTGSVGGARIRAYNEYLNNIDGVFNVKREVMDRWRSPDDTGNGLVPTTNGSGRARVMFRDISSLWVEDNSHLNVKNITLGYALPNDIADGVFSNFKLYVSVQNALLFTNYKGNPEVTNYGERAGGGALVPGLDYSPYPVPRIYILGVKLNF, encoded by the coding sequence TTGTCTGATTCAATCTCACTGAAAGAAGTGCTCAACCAGTTGGAAGCACAGCTAGGGGTGAGGTTTGCCTATGATGAAGCCTTGGTAGAAAATCGTAGTCTGTCCATAACGCACATCAAAGAGATCAGCAGTGAGAAAGAAGGCTTTGTCCGGAAACTGAAACAGTACCTTGCTCCCTTACGCTTGGAAGTCACCAAGGTGGGTGATTATCTGGTGATTATGGAAAAAAAACCGGCTGCTGGGACTAAGACCATTGGGCAAATTCAACAACAAAATCAGTCCAGATCAGACGCCTCTCAGCCGTCGGAAGAAACACAAAACCGGGACCTGGCTACCCGAAAAGGAGAGGAGGAAGGTGTATGGCTAAAAACGATTCGCGGTAGCGTTACAGATGCTGCCGGAGGCGATCCGCTGCCCGGGGTCAATGTACTGCTAAAAGGTACGGCCCGAGGCACAGTCACCAACGCAGAGGGCAAATATCATCTGGAAGTAGGAACGAAAGACAGTGCTCTGGTTTTTTCATCAGTGGGTTATATGACGCAGGAAGCTGCAATTGGCGCTCAAACTATCCTCAACATTGCCCTGCCTGCCGGCATACAGTCCCTCTCCGAAGTAGTAGTGGTAGGTTACGGAACCCAGCGTTCCGAAGAGGTAACCGGGTCGGTAGCTACGATCAACATGCAAAATGTGGAAGATATTCCGGTGGCCGGACTTGACCAGCAACTGGCGGGCCAGGTGGCCGGTGTACAAATTAGCACTTCCAATGGCATACCGGGCGGAGGTCCTCAGGTGCAAATCAGAGGAGTAGGTGCGGTAGGTGCAGGAAGCCAGCCTTTGTACGTTATTGATGGCTTTCCTCTTTCTTCTACTTCCTCTGAGCGTTTTAACCTGATGAATGATATTCCCCTTGAGGATATTGCTTCTGTTTCTATACTGAAAGATGCTTCAGCTACTGCCATTTACGGTTCCCGGGGAGCGAATGGAGTCATCATCATCACCACCAAAAGGGGTCAGAAAGAAGAGCCTCGTATTCAGATGAGCGCTTATAGTGGCTTACAGGCCGTTACCGAAAGGGGAAGTCCTGATCTGATGAATGCCCGTGAGTTTGCCCAATTCAGAAAAGAGGCTATCTCCGACCGCATTCGTTATGAGGAAGGACGTGAGCCTGATGAAACGGATATTCCTGAAGTATACAGAAAGCCCGAACAGTTAGGGGAAGGCACCAACTGGTTTGACGAAATGACCAGAATAGCTCCTATACAGAATATCCACCTGAGTGTAGGAGGGGGTGGTGAAAAGCTATCTTCATATTTCTCTGCCGGCTATTTTCGTCAGCAAGGGGTTGTACTGGCTACCGGCTACCAGCGGTTCTCTTTCAGAGCCAACATTGATGCTAAGCTGTCGGAACGCCTGAAAGTAGGTTTGAATCTGGCACCCACCTTTTCATTGAGAAAAAGAGCCGTTAGCGGAGGTCTGGGAAGGGGAGAGGAAGGTTTTGGAGAAGGATTGGTAGCTAGTCCTATTCCTCCTGTGTATCATGAAGATGGTTCCTACAATGTCATGATCTCTTCACCCGGTACTTTTGAGTATCCTAATCCGGTGATGGTTTTGAAGGAAGTAGAGGACAACACCAGCCGTGTCCGCACTTTGATCAGTACTTTTGCCGAGTATACAATATTAGATCATCTCACTTTTAAATCTACTTTCAATGTAGACTGGCAGAATGAAAAGCAGGAATATTTTCATCCTTCAATAGTAGGCTATCGTTTTCAGACTCCACCCACCGTACCTACTGCCCGCTATGTAAGCCATACATTTTTGAATTGGTTGAATGAGAATACCCTTACCTACCAGAACAAATTTGGAGACGGACATACATTGAATGGCCTATTGGGGTATACTGTGCAGAAGCAGACCCTTGAACTTGGAAATTTCACTGGATATGACTTTCCTGATGATGAAGTCAGAACTTTTAATGCTGCCGGAAGGATTACAGGAAGTACTGTTGAAGAGGAATGGGCACTGCTCTCTTTTCTGGCCAGGGTAAATTATAGCTTTGAAGATAAATATCTGTTCACTGCTACCGTTAGAAGAGATGGCTCTTCAAGGTTCGGGAGCAATAACCGCTGGGGAACCTTTCCTTCTTTAGCTGTAGGCTGGAGGTTATCTGATGAGTACTTCCTGAAAAATACGGACTGGCTAAGTGACCTGAAACTAAGAGTATCCTATGGTCTGAGTGGTAACTTTGACATTGGCAACTACACTTATTTCAGTCAGTTGACCTCCAGCGATTACGTATTCAACGAAAATTTAGCGGGAGGAAGAATCATGAGTACGCTGGGAAATCCGAACCTGGGCTGGGAGAAAACCAAAGAGATAGACATAGGTTTTGACTTAGGACTTTTAAACAACAGAATTTATCTGAGTGCGGACTATTATAAGAGAAATACCAAAGACTTACTGCTTCATGTGGAGGTGCCCACTTCTTCCGGCTATGGCAAAGTGACTGAGAACCGGGGTGAAGTACAGAATCAGGGTCTGGAACTGACTTTGGCATCGCGTAATCTGGTAGGAAGGGCCCTGACCTGGACCTCCAACTTTAATATCGCTTTCAACAAAAATAAAGTGTTGGCGCTGGGGCGTAATGCCGCGCCTATCCTTTCAGGGGAGACAGGGGAAAAAAGCCCTACCCATATTACCGTAGTAGGTCAGCCGCTCGCCATGTTCTATGGCTATGTATATGATGGTATCTACCAGAATGAAGAGGAGGTGAGAGCAGGACCTGCCTTTGCCGGAGTTGTGCCGGGTAATCTGCGTTTCAAAGATATAGATGGCGATGGGCAAATCACAGCAGTCAAAGATTTTGACATCATTGGAAATCCTTACCCTGATTTTATTTTTGGATTTACCCACCTTCTTACCTTCAGGAGTTTTGACCTGAAAATCATTATGACAGGTTCTGTGGGTGGAGCCAGAATCAGGGCTTACAATGAGTATCTCAACAATATTGATGGCGTGTTTAATGTAAAAAGAGAGGTGATGGATCGCTGGCGTTCTCCGGATGATACAGGGAATGGCTTAGTTCCTACCACCAATGGCAGCGGACGTGCCCGGGTAATGTTCAGAGATATAAGCTCCCTGTGGGTAGAAGATAACTCACATTTGAATGTAAAGAATATTACCTTAGGCTATGCCCTACCGAACGATATCGCAGATGGCGTATTCAGTAATTTCAAACTATATGTTAGTGTGCAAAATGCTTTGTTGTTTACAAACTACAAAGGCAATCCTGAGGTCACTAATTATGGTGAACGTGCAGGCGGTGGCGCTTTAGTCCCAGGCCTAGATTACTCTCCATATCCTGTTCCCAGAATATATATTCTAGGTGTAAAACTGAATTTTTAG
- a CDS encoding RagB/SusD family nutrient uptake outer membrane protein, whose amino-acid sequence MTACTDMLEVKPVSSVSGNTYYQTEQQVLNAVNGAYGHLQTLYNTADKTNFWAMTEMRSDNTTYQFNEADRGEQQTEELDEFLITTDNYDVQRIWDIMYKGIQQSNIILNRIDGVSFENVALKAQYGAEARFMRALYYFHLVRLYGKVPLITKEVDVPDEAFTAERASLDEVYAQIINDLENAIHGLPDAYDIQNTGRATRAAALTMLGEVYLTLHYYEQAILMLEQVTQLPYSLLPDYADAFDPDYKNHQESIFEVQFNAAVEGEASAFAYRFVPFNSGADIIGFPDLDRSFAGYNIPTQDIVMTYEEGDERKKASVGFFVAEENGQYDVAIGDSIPYIKKFVHSFEARGRTDENWPVYRYAHVLLMLAEAHLEIGNTSETLDYVNQVRERASLNALTEGISTDDLREAVYHEQRVELAFENHRWFDLLRTGRAMEVMNAHGEVQKTEQSRLSDAAYNILEYKMLYPIPQREIRLNNFEQNPGW is encoded by the coding sequence ATGACAGCCTGTACAGACATGCTGGAGGTAAAGCCTGTATCATCAGTTAGCGGAAATACCTATTATCAAACAGAACAACAAGTATTAAATGCAGTGAATGGAGCCTATGGACATTTACAAACCCTATATAATACTGCCGACAAAACTAATTTTTGGGCAATGACCGAAATGCGCTCCGATAATACCACTTACCAGTTCAATGAAGCAGATCGTGGAGAGCAGCAAACTGAGGAACTGGATGAGTTTCTGATTACTACGGATAATTATGATGTGCAGCGTATCTGGGATATTATGTATAAGGGCATTCAGCAATCCAATATTATTCTTAATCGGATTGATGGTGTAAGCTTTGAAAATGTAGCACTGAAGGCGCAGTACGGTGCAGAAGCCAGGTTTATGCGTGCCTTGTATTACTTCCATCTGGTACGCCTATATGGAAAAGTCCCTCTGATTACCAAAGAAGTAGATGTGCCGGATGAGGCATTTACAGCAGAAAGAGCTTCACTAGATGAGGTATATGCTCAGATCATCAATGATCTGGAAAATGCCATCCACGGTCTGCCTGATGCCTATGATATTCAGAATACGGGACGGGCTACCCGGGCTGCTGCACTCACTATGCTGGGAGAGGTTTACCTGACCCTGCATTATTATGAACAGGCAATACTTATGCTGGAACAAGTGACGCAGCTCCCCTACAGCCTTCTTCCTGACTATGCAGATGCTTTTGATCCGGACTATAAAAATCATCAGGAATCTATTTTTGAGGTGCAGTTTAACGCAGCGGTAGAAGGAGAGGCCAGTGCCTTTGCGTACCGTTTTGTGCCTTTTAATTCCGGCGCTGATATCATCGGGTTCCCTGATCTGGATAGATCGTTTGCAGGATATAATATTCCTACCCAAGATATAGTAATGACTTACGAGGAAGGAGACGAAAGAAAAAAAGCTTCTGTAGGCTTCTTTGTGGCGGAAGAGAATGGCCAGTACGATGTAGCAATAGGTGATTCTATCCCTTATATCAAAAAATTTGTCCATTCCTTTGAAGCGCGTGGCCGTACAGATGAAAACTGGCCGGTGTATCGCTATGCCCATGTCTTGCTGATGCTGGCCGAGGCTCATCTTGAAATCGGCAATACCAGTGAAACACTGGATTATGTGAATCAGGTACGGGAACGTGCCAGTCTGAATGCACTGACTGAAGGTATAAGTACGGATGATCTTAGAGAAGCTGTGTATCATGAACAAAGGGTAGAGTTGGCTTTTGAAAACCATCGCTGGTTTGATCTGCTCCGCACCGGAAGGGCTATGGAAGTGATGAATGCCCACGGAGAGGTTCAGAAAACAGAGCAATCTCGGCTGAGCGATGCTGCTTATAATATACTGGAATACAAAATGCTCTATCCCATTCCCCAGAGAGAAATTCGGCTGAACAACTTTGAACAGAATCCGGGATGGTAA